A window of Ignicoccus hospitalis KIN4/I contains these coding sequences:
- a CDS encoding DUF190 domain-containing protein, producing the protein MKAFAVFLSEGDVYEDVPLHKVIMEKAKEMGISGMTIIKGYTGYGKHKGTSEIDPFHGYGDKPVIVVVIEEEEKGKKFVELVKSLKSDALVVSWNVERL; encoded by the coding sequence ATGAAGGCCTTCGCCGTGTTCCTCAGCGAGGGCGACGTGTACGAGGACGTTCCCTTGCACAAGGTGATTATGGAGAAGGCTAAAGAAATGGGGATATCTGGCATGACTATAATAAAGGGTTATACAGGCTACGGCAAACACAAGGGCACCAGCGAGATAGACCCGTTCCACGGCTACGGGGACAAGCCGGTAATAGTCGTCGTGATAGAGGAGGAGGAGAAGGGCAAGAAGTTCGTTGAGCTCGTTAAGAGCCTTAAGAGCGACGCCCTCGTGGTCTCTTGGAACGTGGAGCGCCTATGA
- the sufC gene encoding Fe-S cluster assembly ATPase SufC, which translates to MRELQGLEVVDLWVSVGNKTILKGVNLKLPRGEFHALVGPNGAGKSTLAMTLAGYPGYKVVKGDILLDGESIKDLPPEERAKKGLAVLLQHPPELEGIRVAELLERLKGLYGCKDSVEDLLRRVGLPSDMAFRYVNVGFSGGERKRFDLARVIAMRPKIVVMDEPDSGVDVESIKRIADGIKWLLSQNAGVLVITHYRNILKYVKPHLVHVMIDGRIVKSGGPEILEVIEEKGFAGVVA; encoded by the coding sequence ATGCGCGAGTTGCAGGGCCTCGAAGTGGTTGACCTATGGGTCAGCGTCGGGAATAAGACCATACTAAAGGGGGTAAACCTCAAGCTCCCGAGGGGCGAGTTCCACGCCTTAGTGGGGCCCAACGGCGCGGGAAAGAGCACCTTGGCAATGACCTTGGCCGGCTACCCGGGGTACAAGGTGGTCAAGGGTGACATACTATTAGACGGGGAGAGTATCAAGGACCTCCCCCCAGAGGAGAGGGCGAAGAAGGGGCTCGCGGTGCTCCTCCAGCACCCGCCGGAGCTGGAGGGGATAAGGGTGGCGGAGCTGCTCGAGAGGCTCAAGGGCTTGTACGGCTGCAAGGATAGCGTGGAAGACTTGTTGCGCAGGGTAGGGCTGCCGAGCGACATGGCCTTCCGGTACGTCAACGTGGGCTTCAGCGGAGGGGAGAGGAAGAGGTTCGACTTGGCGAGGGTAATAGCCATGAGACCTAAGATAGTCGTAATGGATGAGCCCGATTCCGGCGTCGACGTAGAAAGCATCAAGAGGATTGCGGACGGAATAAAGTGGCTGCTCTCCCAGAACGCCGGAGTTTTGGTCATAACCCACTACAGGAACATCTTGAAATACGTTAAGCCCCATCTGGTCCACGTTATGATAGACGGGAGGATAGTCAAGAGCGGGGGGCCCGAGATCCTCGAAGTTATTGAAGAAAAGGGCTTCGCGGGGGTGGTAGCATGA
- the sufB gene encoding Fe-S cluster assembly protein SufB, with product MNEVQIIKYYAEEISKKLKEPEWALRLRLKAAELYPKVPAPPWMPEDFDLEAFAAKAAEEEFVKPGEGEIPDWYKALLERIGVPDIEQSALAGVTVMVNENVVYEAQKRDLMRKGVILKSMDEAVREHEEFVKERLHSAQRPEAHKLAALHAALRRGGTFMYVPPRVRVPFPVQAFFVITEEQLAQTEHTMIIADEGSYVHFIEGCIVPIPAPFSVHLGGSEFFVERGARLRVSSLQDWLGDVVHVPVKGAIVKERGTLEELGVSFGGTKIGMRPTIRLVGEGAKLSFNNVALLKKEMRSWSGSFVKMEAPRTSATVINRSVMLDKSFEEFLGEIDVERGAKGVKGYQSCNTLLLSDEATNVTIPKLVSKTSDAELAHEGTVGKLGEEQLFYLRSMGFTEPEAVQMLTIGFIDPLVKDLPSDYVRAIREIVKMTLNAS from the coding sequence ATGAACGAGGTCCAGATAATTAAGTACTACGCGGAAGAGATATCCAAGAAACTGAAGGAGCCCGAGTGGGCGCTGAGGCTCAGACTGAAGGCTGCAGAGCTCTACCCAAAGGTCCCAGCGCCGCCGTGGATGCCCGAAGACTTCGACTTGGAGGCCTTCGCCGCTAAAGCGGCGGAGGAGGAGTTCGTGAAGCCCGGGGAGGGCGAGATACCGGACTGGTACAAGGCCTTACTCGAGAGGATAGGAGTGCCGGACATAGAGCAGAGCGCGCTGGCCGGAGTTACGGTGATGGTTAACGAGAACGTGGTCTATGAGGCGCAGAAGAGGGACCTCATGAGGAAGGGAGTGATACTCAAATCGATGGACGAGGCCGTGAGGGAACACGAGGAATTCGTGAAGGAGAGGCTCCACTCCGCCCAGAGGCCGGAGGCCCACAAGCTGGCCGCCCTCCACGCCGCCCTCCGGAGGGGAGGGACCTTCATGTACGTCCCGCCGAGGGTCAGGGTACCCTTCCCGGTCCAAGCGTTCTTCGTGATAACGGAGGAACAACTGGCACAGACGGAACACACCATGATAATAGCAGACGAGGGAAGCTACGTACACTTCATAGAGGGCTGTATAGTCCCCATCCCGGCGCCCTTCAGCGTACACTTGGGCGGCAGCGAGTTCTTCGTTGAGAGGGGCGCTAGGCTGAGGGTCTCCAGCCTCCAAGACTGGCTGGGCGACGTAGTACACGTGCCGGTCAAGGGCGCGATAGTGAAGGAGAGGGGAACTCTGGAAGAGCTCGGGGTGAGCTTCGGAGGGACCAAGATAGGCATGAGGCCCACCATAAGGTTGGTCGGCGAGGGGGCCAAGCTCTCCTTCAACAACGTAGCGCTACTAAAGAAGGAGATGAGGTCTTGGAGCGGCTCCTTCGTTAAGATGGAGGCTCCGAGGACCAGCGCCACTGTAATAAATAGGAGCGTGATGCTGGACAAGTCCTTCGAGGAGTTCTTGGGCGAGATAGACGTGGAGAGGGGGGCGAAGGGAGTAAAGGGCTATCAGTCTTGTAACACCCTCCTGCTGAGCGACGAAGCCACTAACGTGACCATACCGAAGCTCGTAAGCAAGACGTCCGACGCTGAGCTGGCGCACGAGGGCACGGTAGGGAAGCTCGGCGAGGAACAGCTGTTCTACTTGAGGTCCATGGGCTTCACCGAGCCCGAGGCTGTACAGATGCTAACCATAGGCTTCATAGACCCGCTCGTGAAGGACTTACCTAGCGACTACGTCAGGGCAATAAGGGAGATAGTTAAGATGACCCTCAACGCCTCGTGA
- a CDS encoding chloride channel protein, with product MKVNDLPEDLQALGAAFLIGLVSGAAVAFFTDVFVWSNKFRYVLATNYPHLFALVSVSSILFTAYFLKKLLGTLHGSSTSYVVRSYHAKLGYIGKKELAVYTLGSITSALGGAVVGPEGPGIALGAFFGYWLAWWLGARGEELKRMVLVGAAAGVASVFRAPLTAMAFAMEVPYKRAIEGGIFLQALVATLTSYLVTVFLAGPQRLLLVSRPFKPPYPSLDVVLASLGVGGTAAALTYIIYFIKHKSGELSDKFVRRRYWFVPPLALSLLIIASTFLVSPLVPGAGDLLTEKVFNEPESLEEETLALVAVAKSLLLPLSLTWGATGGLFMPLVSIGSALGLLYAKFFSIHTVEPIMIAGVSSLFASSMKTLLTSVLIGVEFLGFGAFFTSTVAASVGYLLTLPVSLVAGQLPEPQDIKKRSIIEIYLKLKEKKGFEKALRVEVENIVNKNVLRFTENMTVAEALDLAAKETHNHYPVVDANDKLVGEVSLEELIVEEPSKRIKEIMYLPRVIVYKKVSIAYVIELMMNKSEDHAMVIDENVKLVGMVTKADLIKYLLKILREEVKGT from the coding sequence GTGAAGGTTAATGACCTCCCAGAGGACCTACAAGCGCTCGGCGCGGCCTTCCTAATAGGCTTGGTCTCCGGCGCGGCAGTCGCTTTCTTCACGGACGTATTCGTATGGTCCAACAAGTTCAGATACGTCCTCGCTACGAATTACCCTCACCTATTCGCTCTCGTCTCCGTTTCGAGCATACTCTTCACCGCGTACTTCTTGAAGAAGTTGCTCGGCACCCTCCACGGCTCCTCCACAAGCTACGTGGTGCGCTCCTACCACGCGAAGTTGGGCTACATAGGCAAGAAGGAGCTCGCCGTTTACACGCTGGGCTCCATTACTTCAGCCTTAGGGGGCGCGGTGGTGGGCCCCGAGGGCCCCGGAATAGCGCTCGGCGCCTTCTTCGGCTACTGGCTCGCTTGGTGGTTGGGGGCGAGGGGGGAAGAGCTGAAGAGGATGGTACTGGTAGGGGCGGCGGCGGGGGTGGCCTCGGTATTTAGAGCCCCCCTAACGGCCATGGCGTTCGCAATGGAGGTGCCCTACAAGAGGGCCATAGAAGGGGGGATCTTCCTACAAGCCCTAGTCGCCACCCTCACCTCGTACTTGGTCACGGTGTTCCTCGCGGGCCCCCAGAGGCTTCTGTTGGTAAGCAGGCCCTTCAAGCCCCCCTACCCGAGCTTGGACGTGGTCCTCGCCTCCTTGGGTGTAGGGGGCACTGCGGCCGCCCTTACGTACATAATCTACTTCATTAAGCACAAGAGCGGCGAACTGTCCGACAAGTTCGTGAGGAGGAGGTACTGGTTCGTCCCGCCCCTAGCGTTGAGCTTGTTAATAATAGCGTCCACTTTCCTCGTATCCCCCTTGGTGCCGGGGGCGGGCGACTTGTTGACAGAAAAGGTGTTCAACGAGCCCGAGTCCCTCGAGGAAGAGACCTTAGCCTTGGTTGCCGTAGCCAAGTCCCTGTTGCTCCCCCTATCCTTAACTTGGGGCGCCACCGGAGGCCTCTTCATGCCTTTGGTCTCTATAGGTTCCGCCCTAGGGTTACTCTACGCCAAGTTCTTCTCCATACATACGGTTGAACCAATAATGATAGCTGGCGTCTCCTCGCTGTTCGCCTCCTCAATGAAGACCTTGCTAACTAGCGTTCTCATAGGGGTAGAGTTTTTGGGCTTCGGAGCCTTCTTCACCTCGACCGTGGCCGCCAGCGTGGGCTACTTGCTCACCTTGCCCGTAAGCTTGGTCGCCGGCCAGCTCCCGGAGCCCCAAGACATAAAGAAGAGGAGTATCATTGAGATATACTTGAAGTTAAAGGAGAAGAAGGGGTTCGAGAAGGCGTTGAGGGTGGAGGTTGAAAATATAGTTAATAAGAACGTCTTGAGGTTCACGGAGAACATGACGGTAGCGGAGGCTTTGGACTTGGCAGCCAAGGAAACCCACAACCACTACCCGGTGGTGGACGCGAACGACAAGCTCGTAGGGGAGGTGAGCTTGGAGGAGCTAATCGTCGAGGAGCCCAGTAAGAGGATAAAGGAGATAATGTACTTGCCCCGCGTAATAGTGTATAAAAAAGTTAGCATAGCTTACGTCATCGAGTTAATGATGAACAAGAGCGAGGACCACGCTATGGTCATCGACGAAAACGTTAAGTTAGTAGGCATGGTAACTAAGGCCGATTTGATAAAGTACTTGCTGAAGATCCTTAGGGAGGAAGTTAAGGGCACCTAG
- the pheT gene encoding phenylalanine--tRNA ligase subunit beta: protein MPVVTVKLWDLERLARGPLSEDLRPVLEALKLEVEELGTEELTYEAPHDRADLFSAEGLGRALGVFLGYREPPRYEAEDGRVKLDITRAPRYRPYAFGAVVKNLELDDEAIRQLFQLQEKLAISYGNKREIVSIGLYDLDKLNPRWEEGLVIEYKSLSEGRMVPLGYSEEMTFEEVLERTEKGKEYGHLVVKGQYPAFVSEGKIMSLAPILNAEDYKVDENTKNVFVDVTGTVPEVMLRVLDVMVTSLAERSPRPELQRVEVIGANMKTPRLKYRKVRLDKEAIKRVAGFELEDVEGLLRKMGLFVEGEWAVAPPYRIDVFSEVDLAEDALSAYGYNKVPAEALPPTHWGSRDYFKDYLARILTSMGLEEVFNFALIDGELVEELLGVEPVKVLNPRLKSYSALRPSLVPSLLLAVKQNQEALSRVEVFEVGPVVLKDKTAWRVGVAVAGDKVTLTDVGAVLKGLALTLGFRYALEEVKVRPFIEGRAAAVIVGDKVVGVMGEVHPEYLQKVGVELPTAVLELDVEALR from the coding sequence TTGCCAGTAGTCACGGTCAAGCTGTGGGACTTGGAGCGCCTCGCCCGAGGGCCTCTGTCCGAGGACCTCCGGCCGGTCCTAGAGGCTCTGAAGCTGGAAGTGGAGGAGCTGGGTACGGAGGAGCTTACCTACGAGGCTCCCCACGACAGGGCGGACTTGTTCTCCGCCGAGGGCTTGGGGAGGGCCTTGGGAGTGTTCTTGGGTTACAGAGAGCCCCCGCGCTACGAGGCCGAGGACGGGAGGGTAAAGCTAGACATCACGCGGGCGCCGAGGTACAGGCCCTACGCCTTCGGCGCCGTGGTCAAGAACTTAGAGCTGGACGACGAAGCGATAAGGCAGCTGTTCCAGCTCCAAGAGAAGCTTGCCATAAGCTACGGCAACAAGAGGGAGATCGTGTCCATAGGTCTCTACGACTTGGACAAGCTGAACCCCCGGTGGGAGGAGGGGCTGGTCATAGAGTACAAGTCCTTGAGCGAAGGGAGGATGGTACCCTTGGGCTACTCGGAGGAGATGACCTTCGAGGAGGTGCTCGAAAGGACCGAGAAAGGTAAGGAGTACGGCCACTTGGTGGTGAAGGGCCAGTACCCGGCTTTCGTCAGCGAAGGTAAGATCATGTCCTTGGCTCCCATACTTAACGCAGAAGACTACAAGGTTGATGAAAACACGAAGAACGTGTTCGTGGACGTGACCGGCACCGTGCCGGAGGTAATGCTGAGGGTTCTGGACGTCATGGTTACTTCCTTGGCTGAGCGTTCCCCCCGACCGGAGCTCCAGAGGGTGGAGGTGATAGGCGCTAACATGAAGACTCCCAGGCTGAAGTACAGGAAAGTGAGGCTGGACAAGGAGGCGATAAAGAGGGTGGCAGGCTTCGAACTGGAGGACGTAGAGGGGCTGTTGAGGAAGATGGGCCTCTTCGTGGAGGGGGAGTGGGCGGTGGCGCCGCCCTACCGGATAGACGTGTTCTCCGAGGTGGACTTGGCGGAGGACGCACTCTCCGCTTACGGTTACAACAAGGTCCCCGCCGAGGCGCTGCCCCCCACCCACTGGGGCTCCCGGGACTACTTCAAGGACTACTTGGCGAGGATCCTGACCTCCATGGGTTTAGAGGAGGTGTTCAACTTTGCCTTAATAGACGGGGAGCTGGTGGAGGAGCTTTTGGGAGTGGAGCCGGTGAAGGTACTAAACCCCAGGCTGAAGAGCTACTCCGCCCTCCGCCCGAGCTTGGTGCCTTCCTTGTTGCTGGCGGTCAAGCAGAACCAAGAGGCCTTGTCGAGGGTCGAGGTCTTCGAGGTGGGGCCGGTGGTCCTCAAGGACAAGACCGCTTGGAGGGTGGGCGTCGCGGTGGCAGGGGACAAGGTGACCCTAACTGACGTCGGAGCAGTCTTAAAGGGGCTCGCCCTCACCTTGGGCTTCCGGTACGCCTTGGAAGAGGTTAAGGTCAGGCCCTTCATAGAGGGGAGGGCGGCTGCTGTAATTGTCGGGGACAAGGTCGTGGGCGTGATGGGCGAGGTGCACCCGGAGTACTTACAAAAAGTGGGGGTGGAGCTCCCCACGGCGGTGTTGGAGCTGGACGTGGAAGCCTTAAGGTGA